Proteins found in one Triticum aestivum cultivar Chinese Spring chromosome 4D, IWGSC CS RefSeq v2.1, whole genome shotgun sequence genomic segment:
- the LOC123099998 gene encoding secreted RxLR effector protein 161-like — protein MLSVCMCARFQSAPKESHFSAVKRILRYLVHTPNLGLWYPKGATFKLLGYSDSDWVGDKVDRKSTSGSCQFLGRSLVSWSSKKQNCVSLSTAEAEYIAAGSCCAQLLWMRQTLMDYGVKCDKVPLFCDNESAIKIADNPVQHSRTKHTEIRHHFIRDHVAKGDIDLFHVNTEKQLADIFTKPLDEARFRELRRELNIVDISNLD, from the coding sequence atgttgagtgtgtgtatgtgtgcaagatttcaatccgctcccaaggagagccatttttcggcagtgaaaagaatccttcgatatttggttcataccccaaacttgggcctttggtatcccaaAGGAGCAACTTTCAAGTTATTGGGATATTCGGATTCGGATTGGGTCGGAGACAAGGTAGACCGCAAGTCCACTTCCGGGtcatgtcaattcctagggaggtcattggtaagttggtcttcaaagaagcagaattgtgtgtccctttcaaccgccgaggccgagtacattgccgcaggaagttgttgtgcacaattattatggatgaggcaaactttgatggattatggtgtcaaatgtgacaaagttcctctattttgtgacaatgaaagtgcaatcaagatcgccgacaatccagtgcaacatagccgaaccaaacatactgagattcgtcatcacttcattcgagatcatgtggccaagggagacattgatttattccatgtcaacaccgagaagcaacttgccgacattttcaccaagccacttgatgaagcaagattccgcgagttaaggcGTGAGCTGAATATCGTGGATATAAGTAACTTGGATTGA